In the genome of Cryptomeria japonica chromosome 8, Sugi_1.0, whole genome shotgun sequence, one region contains:
- the LOC131857603 gene encoding uncharacterized protein LOC131857603 — MVDNYAVRNPIFNGTNYAFWSIKMKAYLNALGYDVWQSMVDGYTPPSTPLTDIAGKRKSENNAKVEHALLCSLADSEFTKVMHCKSAKEIWNKLKGIYEGDKKVREAKVQSLRMKYESLKMKEDEDIAAYFLRVDEIVNAITALGEEVKDTLVVQKLLRTLTMKFDPKVSAIEEMKDLKTLTKDELFGILTAYEMRTEDKPSQKEVAFKISKKGKKKTVHKRRAQAVNQMRLKLIS, encoded by the coding sequence ATGGTGGATAACTATGCAGTGAGAAATCCAATCTTCAATGGgacaaattatgcattttggaGTATTAAAATGAAAGCCTATCTAAACGCACTTGGTTATGATGTTTGGCAATCCATGGTGGATGGGTACACACCTCCGTCAACTCCTCTAACTGATATAGCAGGAAAGAGGAAAAGTGAGAATAATGCTAAAGTAGAACATGCCCTTCTATGCAGTTTGGCAGATTCTGAATTTACGAAGGTTATGCATTGCAAATCAGCCAAAGAGATATGGAACAAATTAAAAGGTATCTATGAAGGGGATAAAAAAGTAAGAGAAGCCAAGGTTCAATCACTTAGAATGAAATATGAAAGTCTtaaaatgaaggaagatgaagacattgctGCCTACTTCTTGCGTGTGGATGAAATTGTGAACGCAATCACAGCATTGGGAGAAGAAGTTAAAGACACACTCGTTGTTCAAAAATTGCTAAGAACTTTGACAATGAAATTTGATCCTAAGGTATCAGCCATAGAAGAAATGAAGGATTTGAAAACATTGACAAAAGATGAATTGTTTGGAATTctcacagcctatgaaatgagaacagaAGACAAACCATCTCAAAAGGAAGTAGCTTTCAAAATATCCAAGAAAGGTAAAAAAAAAACCGTGCACAAAAGGAGAGCTCAAGCAGTGAATCAAATGAGGCTGAAGCTTATTTCATGA